The following is a genomic window from Nitrospira sp..
CGTGGAAAATATTGCGGCAGTACTCGGAGGACGGCCCCCGCTAAACCCGGTGAGTTAGAAACATTACGGCTAACTGGCGAGACGGAATTCGCTCTGAACGGAGGACGCCTTGCCGCGAAGCGATTCCAGCCGTTGCGGCACATCATGAAACGACGGAATCAGCTTGTAGATGCTGACCGCCTGCTCCCATTGCGATTCGGCTTCGTATAGCATGCCCAGCTCATAGCGGATCGCCTGGCTCTTCGCCCCCTGGCAACGGGGATCCGAGAGCACCGTTTCAAGCCCGCGAATCGCCGGCTTGAAGGCGCGTTGATCCTTCTGGCACAAGGCGGTCATGAGACAAGAATCCAGATAGAACGACTCGTCGGCCTGTGCGAGCTGAAACTCGTCCATAGCGTCTTCGAACAGCCCCATATCCTTGTAGGCAATCCCCAATGTGAAATGCGCCTCATAGTCGGGCACCTGCTCTACAACTGCTGCCAATGGCGCCTCAGCGGGATCAGAGGGAATCCCCATCGGCTCAACCGAGACAGATTCAGCCGCTTCAGGAAGCTCCGAAGATGCAGCCGCCAGCCACGCACCGGGAAGCAACGGCTCTGGATCTTCCGCCAAGACTGCCAATGGAGCCGGTTGCCCATCATCCACTTGCTCGCTTGCAGTCACAAACACAGGAGCAGTATCCGGAACCGCGTCATGATTAGGAATAGGCTGAACTTTGGCTTTCTCGATCGGCTGAGCATCGATCGGCGGATTATCCAGGACTGCGCCAGCAGGCTTAGCCGAAATCCCATACCCCATAAGCGCGGCTAAGCGGGTCACCATGTCTGAGCCAGGCGCCAGGACCTTCACTTTCTCAAACAACTCTTCATGCAAACTCTCCATCCCCGGCTCGGGATGCAATAAGAGCAGCTCCACGGCTTTTGCGTACTGTTCAGCCGCCGCCGCTGCATTGCCTTTTTCCTCAAACAACTCGGCCGACAGCTCAATGAGCGGCACCGAGTTCGGTTCCGCAGCGAGAAACTCCGCAACCAGCGCTTCGGCCAAGGGATAATCCTGCGCGCGCAGCGCCGCGCCGGCCAGAAAACGGTATTCGCCCAGCGCCACCTGTACATCGCCCCGCTGCAAATGCAACCGCGCGAGCAATTGACAGACCTGCGGATTCCCCGGTTCCCGTGTCAGCAATTGGTTGAGAATCGCTTCGGCCCCGGCATACTGTTTCTCGTCCATCCGCCGCGTGGCTTCCGCAAGCAAATCCAACGGCTCCGACAAGCGGCTGGCCACCGTGGCCGGCCCCCCGGATGCAACGGGTTTCCCGGAAACGGCCCCGCTCTTTTGCACCCCCTCGACAAACTGGACGGCTTCATTGTTTTTCGGATCGATCCGCAAGACCGCGAGATACGCGTCCTTCGCTTCGTCATAACGACCCTGCGCCGATCGTTCTCGGCCAAGTTGCAGATACACCTTGGTCGCTTCGCCCTGAAGATTTTCTTGGAGACACAGCTCGGCAACACGCTGCTGGGCATCGAGATTCGACGGATCCTGGCTGACGATTCTCTTATAGACCTCCAGCGCCTCTTTGCCTTTTCGCTCTTTGAGGTAATACTTGCCCAGCGTGAGATAGTCCTGGACCGCGCTGCTTAATAAGCCGCGTTCAGCATTGAGATCGCCAAGGTGGCGGTAGACTTCATACCGGGTGGGATCGACCTTGAGAACTTTCTTGTATGCCGCAATAGCTTTGAGCGTCGCGCCTTCCGACCGGAAACCGGCTGCCGCTTGAAGGAATGCCGCGATCGCATCCGGCACGGCGTTGCGCTTGAGATGAAGATCCCCGATCGAGTTGTGGATGCTGCCGTCGTTCGAGACTTCTCCGGCCAGTTTCCGCCACTCCGCAATGGCCGCATCGTACTGGCCTTTGGCGGCCAATAACTGCGCAGTCTGCAGAACTTTTGTCCGATCAACGGCCAAGGCAACCCTCGATGAAGGAGAATTAGGTAAACGCTAACAGTGTCAATGGGTTTTGTCCAGGAAATGGCAGAAACAAAAGGGGCGTGCTTTCCCTGAAGAAAACACGCCCCCTCACATGACGTCTCTACCGATGACTAGGCTGAAAGCTCTGCTTTCAACACGTTGGCCGCTTGCGGTCCCTTGGCTCCTTGCACAATATCGAATTCAACCGGTTCGCCTTCCTTCAGAGTCTTGAATCCATCGCCCTGAAGCGCCGAATAGTGGACAAACACATCGTCGCCACTATCCAGTCTGATAAAGCCGAACCCCTTCCGATCATTGAACCACTTCACTGTCCCTTTTGTCTTCACAAGATCCTCCTTTTCTCAATGGCTACGTACAGTTACGCAGCCGGCTACACACGCCATACACAAGGCACCGATGATTGCGATGAACAGAAAAAGAGAAGTGAGAGGATCGATCGACAGGCGTCTGCAAAAAAAATTGAATCACGCACAGAACCTATCGGTGAAATGAAAAGCGAAGTGGAAGTACCATAGCACTTTCACCTTGTCAAGGGACGCATTTGGCCCTGGCCATATTCGCATGCGGTTTACAAGGTCGTACGACTACCCTTATAGTGCCGCAACGCGCTCACGACCGTGGCTCTTGTGATTCTACGAACACTACTCGACCGGTATATTTTCACTGAACTCCTCGCCCCGTTCGGGCTGAGCCTTGGTGCGCTGTGCTTCGTGATGCTCACACGGGAACTCCTGCGTCTCGTGGAACTCCTGGTCTCAAAAGGAGTCGGCCTCTGGTCGGTGTTGAAAGTCTTCGCCACGCTGCTTCCCTCGTTTCTGGTTCTGACACTACCTATCGCCGGTATCATCGCCTCCATCACAGCCTTTGGACGCCTCTCCTTCGACAAAGAATTGGTGGCGATGCGGGCGGCGGGGCTCAGCCTGTACCGCTTGACTCAGCCAGTCCTATTGTTCGCCCTCTCGGTGTTTACGCTGACCCTCGTCCTCTCTCAATGGGGGCAGCCCTGGAGCTCGGTCAACCTGAAGAAAGTTGCGCTCAACCTGCTTCGCGATCAGCTGGTCTTGGCTCTGGAACGAGGCACATTCAATGAACCCGTCCCCAAACTGGTGATCTATATTCCCGATAGCGGATCGGGGCAGGCGGCACCGGGGATTTTCGTATCGGACGAACGCAGCCCCAATGAACCGCGAATTATCGTAGCCGACGACTTTCAGGTTCTTATGGATCCGGAGCACGAGCAAGTCGCCCTTCGGCTCGTGAACGGCGTCATTCATAGCCAGCCAGATATCGTCGATCAATATCAACAGGTGGCCTTTACCAGTTACGACCTCAAAATGAGTCTCAACCAAAGCGGCTACGCCACGACGGAAGAGCGGCCGACGCATGCCTCCATCATCGCGCAACTCGATGCCAGCCAGTGGAAAGACACACAGGCCTTGCGCCGCTTGATGGAATATTACAAGGATCTCGCGTTTCCCACGGCCTCATTAGTGTTTTGCCTGCTGGGCGTCCCGGTCGGCATTGTCTCCAAACGGTCGGGGCGCATGGGAGGATTCGCGGTCGGGGTGTTGATCGTCGTCGCGTATTATATTTTGAATATCGCCTGCGAGTTTCTCGTCACCACGCTCTGGATCTCTCCGTTTGCCGGCGCATGGATGCCGAACGGATTATTCGCGCTTCTCACGGTCTGGTTGTTCTGGAAGATGAGCTACGAATAACGACGATGACCATTCTCTTTCGCTATATTCTTCGCGAGTACGCCAAGATCTTCCTGATGTGCTTTTCGGGACTGATGACCATCTATCTCGTGATCGACTTTTTTGAAAAAGTCCGACGCTTTCTCAAATTCGACGCCAACATGGTCGACGTCCTCACCTATTTCGTCCTGAAGACTCCGGCCATTTCGTTTCAAATCACTCCGCTGGCGATTCTCATGGCGACGCTCCTAACCCTGGGACTCTTCGCACGCAACAATGAAATCACCGCCATGCGAAGTTGCGGAATCAGCTTGACCTGGATTGCCTCGCCTTTCCTCATCTTTGCCACGGGCATTTCCTTGATTCTCCTGAGCTTCAGCTCGACCGTGATTCCCCTGGCCTTAGAAAAGGCTGAAGAAATCAGGCTCGTCCGCATCGAAAAGAAGCCGGCCCCCATGGCCGTCAAAGCGCCTCGCCCTTGGATCCGCATGGGATCGGACAGTCTCCTGCACATTGCGGAGGTCGAAGTCGGCGGAACGATGCTCCATCGAATCCACCTCTATCACTTTCACAACGGGTTTCGGCTAGACCGGATGACCGAAGCCGCCACTGCGGCCTATACCCCGGAGGGATGGGTGCTCCAGAACGGAAACCAGCGGCGCTTCTCCCCCGACGGATCGGTCGCGCTGCTCCAATTCGAACAGCTGCCAGTGGAGTTATCGCTGATCCCCGACGATTTTTCGACTTGGCTAGCCGGCGACTCCGAAACGATGACGATCAGAAATATTCGTGGATACATGAGCCGGTTCAAGAATGAGGGCAGTTTATTTGCACGCCTCCAGACCGACTACTACGGACGGCTGGCCTTTCCCTTCGTCGCGGTCATCATGGTGATCGTCGGCCTTGCCCTCAGCTTGCGCCGAAGCGGCGTTCGCGGCGGCACGATGGCGGTGGGTATCGGCCAGGCCTTTGTCGTGGGCTTCTGTTATTGGACCACGCATTCCATCGCCATTGCCTTGGGACGTGGTGGATTGCTGGCTCCCATGCTGGCGGGCTGGATCGCCAACCTGCTCTTTGCGAGCTTTGGTCTCTACCTTCTCCTCAAAGTGCGCTACTGACACCGGTTGACTGCACGCAGACCTTCCGGTAAGTAGTGATCGAACCTGTGCGAATTAGGAGTGCGACACGTGGCGAGTCGGGTTGTCATTACAGGCTTGGGCATAGTATCTCCGATCGGCATCGGCGTGAGCACCTTCTGGAAGTCGGCCATGGCCGGACAATCGGGTATTTCGGCGATTACCTCCTTCGACCCGTTTCCCATGGATGGCTACCGGTCGAAAGTCGCCGGACAAATCCGAAACTTCTCCGCTGAACAGCACATCGGCTCTTCGCACGGCGACCGTGTCGACCGGTATGCGCAGTTTGCGCTCGCGGCCAGCCGTGAAGCCCTGTCCGACTCGGGCATGCAGATGGAGAAGGAAGCGCCCCATCGCGTCGGCGTCATCGTCGGAGCCGGCATGGGCGGCATGGTCATGGGCGAACGGGAAATTACGCAACTCTATCTGCATCAGAAACCGCACCGCGTCCATCCCAACTTTATCCCGGTCATCACGCTGAATTCCGCTTCCGGGATTGTGGCCATGGCCACCGGCGCCAAAGGGCCCAATTTTACAATTTCCACCGCCTGTTCATCGAGCGCCCACGCACTCGGCCAGGCCTGGCACTGTATTCGAACTGGGCAGGCCGATGCCGTCATCGTCGTCGGGGCCGACGCGAGCATTACGCCACTCGTCTTTGCCGGATTCTGTTCGCTCCGCGCGCTCTCCAGCAAATTCAATGAGCAGCCGGAACGAGCCTCGCGCCCGTTCGACCGGAACCGGGACGGATTTGTGATGGGTGAAGGCGCGGGCGCCTTGATCGTGGAGTCCCTCGCCCATGCCAAGAAGCGCAAAGCCCGCATCTACGCTGAACTCGCCGGCTATGCCGCGACAAGCGAGGCCTACCACATGGTCATTCCTCGCGAAGACGGCGAAGAAGTCGCCACCACCATGACGCTCGCATTGAAGGCTGCTGAGGTCAGCCCGTCGGAAGTGGACTACATCAACGCGCACGCCACGTCGACCACCATCGGCGATGCCGTCGAGTCGAAAGCGATCCGGGCGCTGTTTAAGAAACGCGCGGACGCCATCGCCGTCAGCGCCACCAAATCGCTGGTCGGCCATACCTTGGGCGCCGCCGGCGCCATCGGCGCCATCGCCACGACGCTGGCCATTCATACGGGACAGATTCATCCCACGGCCAATTACGATGACCCCGATCCTGACTGTCAACTGGGCGGCCTCAGCCGCGATCCGCAAGAAAAAAAGATCCGAGCCGCGCTTCTGAACGCCTTCGGATTCGGCAGTAATAATGCCGCCGTCGTCTTGAAACGATTTCGTGCCTAAGCGACTCCCGACCCACGAGGAATGACCACTATGGCTGACCAAGCAATTGTCGACAAGATTATCCAGGCGCTTGCGGAATATTTGAAACGGGATGCTGGAACGATCAAAGCCGCGCACCATCTGCGCGATGACCTCGGCCTGGATTCCATGGCTGTGATCGAGTTGCTCTATAAAATTGAAGAAACGTTCGACCTCCAAATCCCCGACCAGGATCTGGTCGGCCTGACCACCGTCGAATCCGTTGCCGCCTATGTCGAACAACGCCTGGCACCGGCAAAGCCGGCCGTGAAGAAAGCCGCTTCAAAACCTGCAACAACGAAGTCTCCCACCAAGCGGAAGGCGAAAGCATGAACGCGCCCTCCCCCTCGGCACCGCTCACACTGGCTCAGATTCATCGACTCATTGGCGGGGAACTACATGGGAACGGGGCGACCGCTCTCACGACCTTGGCTAGCCTCTCGGATGCTACCGCCGAAGCTTTGGCCTTCGTGGCCAGCGACAAAGTCTTGCAGAGCAAGACAAGGATTACCGCCGGCGCGCTCCTTGCCCATCGCCACATACCGGAGCTGGCCATCCCGCACATCGTCGTTCCGAATCCTCAGCTCGCCTTTGCCCAAGTTGCCCAACAGTTTTTCGTGCCCGCCTATACTCCGCGCGGCATTGCGCCTGACCTTGCCAAAGGCGACCAGGTCGAGATCGGACCGGATGCATCGGTCTGGCCATCAGTCACTCTGGGCGATCGCGTCAGGATCGGCGCGCGCGTAACCCTATATCCTGGTGTGTTTGTAGGTTCCGACTCGGCGATCGGAGACGATTCCGTCCTATATCCGAATGTCGTGGTGCGCGAAGGCTGCTCGATCGGCGCGCGCGTCATCATCCACAGTGGAACCGTGGTGGGATCGGACGGCTTCGGCTATGTCCAACACCAGGGGAAGCACGTAAAAATTCCACAGCTGGGTGGTGTCACGATTGAGGACGACGTGGAATTAGGGGCCAACGTCACCATTGATCGCGCCACCTTGGGGCAGACGCTAATTAAGATCGGCACGAAGGTAGATAATCTGGTCCAGATCGCACACAACGTCACCATTGGCGCGCATTCCATCGTCGTCGCGCAGGTTGGTATTGCGGGGAGTACGACTATTGGCCAGTATGTGATGATTGGAGGGCAGGCCGGATTGGCCGACCACATTACGATTGGAAATCAGGTCATGATTGCCGCCCGAGCGGGAGTCAATCGGAGCCTCGAACCCAATCAGATTGTCTCCGGAGCGCCAGTCATGCCGCACGAAACCTGGATGAAAGCGCAAGCCGTGATCCCCAGGCTTCCGGAGCTTCGCCAATTAGTGCGAGGTCTTGAACAACGTGTTGCGATGCTGGAAACCCAGCTCGCCCAAGCCCCTTCTCGCTCATCGACATCGAAGAAAACCACCCGTTCAAAAAAATAGCTGGCTGTTTGCCGCTACACTCGTCCCCGCCAGAAAAACAGCCGCGCCCAATAGAATCCGGCCCACGGCAGGAGAATAGCCGGAACAATCATGACCTGTCCCATCGACGTCGCCAGCCACGACACTCCCAGCAGCACTCCAGTTCCGAGTAGATAGGCCACGGAAACAAACTGCTTTCCTCGATGCACTATCTGAGGAGCCTCGCTCTCTTTTCCCGCCTTCTTTCCCTTTTTCGTCGCCGACCGTACTCGAGCCGCTAGCACATCGGGAAACGTCTGCAAGAGATACCAGTGATAGCGAGATTGGGCAAACCCGAGCGCGACGCCGAGTGCGATCAACCCCGTGCTCTGAAGAAAGGTCTGCCAGGTATAGAGATCCGTCGCAAAGAGCTGATACCCAAGCCCTGCGACTCCTCCTAACATGCTCACTAAGCCGACGAGACCCGAGGGAATTAGGATGTATGTTTTGACATAGTCTCGTGCTTGTCTCGTGACCTGTTCAGGCCGCTGGACAGTAATCAACTTAGGCACAATCACCTCACTGGATTAAGAAATGCTCGCAACGACGCGAGATAGAATCACCTGAATGATGACGCCTCATTCATCGCGACAGGCGCACCGTTGATCTTCTAACATTCATGATCGCTAGGATCAACGTTCCTTTTCTCGATACTGACGGCCAATCGCCCCTACCAGCTTATCCGGCAACACGAATCCATTTTTTTCTCTTTGTGTGAAGGCTGGAATGACCGATTCAAGACGCATACTCTCCGCCTACAGTGGCATTCAGAAAAGATCTCTCCGCGCGTCATATTCTTATGTCCACAAAATCTGTGCGAGACCTGTGGATATCCATGGGGATGACAGCACAACTCGCATCACAGAGGCGACAACAACCTCAACGCCTATTGTTTAGGCATAGTTTCGTCATGCATATCAATGAGATTGGCTATATCCGCTCATGATAGTTGCCCACCACTAGCTATAGAGCATGCGCATGATATCAATGGGTTACAAATACGATGATCGAAGGAAGAAAAGAGAATCAGACGGGAAGGATTTCTTCGATGGTCGCTCGTTCAAGACGTCCTAAATTCACCCACTGTTCTGCCATGGGAACAAGCGTCTTCAAGCGCAATTCAAGCGCTTCAAGACGAATGGGGAGCGAGGTTACCTTTCGATAGGCCGTGACCGTCAAAAACGATTTCAGCCCCTGGAGGAACATCATAATCGTCATCGCCTGAACCGCCTTCGCCTGATCGTGCAAGAACTCGACATGGCCGAGAACGGGATCGAGCTGCGAGGCCGTGACAAAGCTGGCCGCCTGCGCTCGAAGAGATACGAGCGCCTCCGTCATTTGCGGGACATGCGAATACACCGCCTGAAGAAACTCATTATCCTGCCGATCCAAATCGTGAAGAATACGCTCGATGGCAGAGGCATCGACCGGCTGTTCGACCTCGCCGACTTCTTCGGCGCGATGAATCACCGCTTCCAACATGTCCCGGGCCGGCTGCATCGATCTTGATCGAGCTTTCTGCAGCTCCCGCAACGCGCTTAATAGCGGGAGCGACGACAACGTCCCGCTCGGAACGATTTCGGGATGGATATTCTGCGCACTCGTCTCGACAGCGCCGGCCCCATCCTCATGAACCGCCGACAGGTCTTCGTCAAGAAGCGTCTGCTCATCTTCCACGACAGGCTGCGAGGGGACAGATGCCAACTGCTGAACCGCAGCGATCACGCGGTTCAAGCCCTGGCGCAGCTGACGTAGCGACTCGGATGCCACAGCGGTTTCCGCTCCACCGACATCGCGAAGCGTGGGTAGCAG
Proteins encoded in this region:
- a CDS encoding conserved membrane protein of unknown function (Evidence 4 : Unknown function but conserved in other organisms; MaGe:77308579); this encodes MPKLITVQRPEQVTRQARDYVKTYILIPSGLVGLVSMLGGVAGLGYQLFATDLYTWQTFLQSTGLIALGVALGFAQSRYHWYLLQTFPDVLAARVRSATKKGKKAGKESEAPQIVHRGKQFVSVAYLLGTGVLLGVSWLATSMGQVMIVPAILLPWAGFYWARLFFWRGRV
- a CDS encoding LPS export ABC transporter permease LptF (MaGe:77308574) — its product is MALVILRTLLDRYIFTELLAPFGLSLGALCFVMLTRELLRLVELLVSKGVGLWSVLKVFATLLPSFLVLTLPIAGIIASITAFGRLSFDKELVAMRAAGLSLYRLTQPVLLFALSVFTLTLVLSQWGQPWSSVNLKKVALNLLRDQLVLALERGTFNEPVPKLVIYIPDSGSGQAAPGIFVSDERSPNEPRIIVADDFQVLMDPEHEQVALRLVNGVIHSQPDIVDQYQQVAFTSYDLKMSLNQSGYATTEERPTHASIIAQLDASQWKDTQALRRLMEYYKDLAFPTASLVFCLLGVPVGIVSKRSGRMGGFAVGVLIVVAYYILNIACEFLVTTLWISPFAGAWMPNGLFALLTVWLFWKMSYE
- a CDS encoding 3-oxoacyl-[acyl-carrier-protein] synthase 2 (MaGe:77308576), whose product is MASRVVITGLGIVSPIGIGVSTFWKSAMAGQSGISAITSFDPFPMDGYRSKVAGQIRNFSAEQHIGSSHGDRVDRYAQFALAASREALSDSGMQMEKEAPHRVGVIVGAGMGGMVMGEREITQLYLHQKPHRVHPNFIPVITLNSASGIVAMATGAKGPNFTISTACSSSAHALGQAWHCIRTGQADAVIVVGADASITPLVFAGFCSLRALSSKFNEQPERASRPFDRNRDGFVMGEGAGALIVESLAHAKKRKARIYAELAGYAATSEAYHMVIPREDGEEVATTMTLALKAAEVSPSEVDYINAHATSTTIGDAVESKAIRALFKKRADAIAVSATKSLVGHTLGAAGAIGAIATTLAIHTGQIHPTANYDDPDPDCQLGGLSRDPQEKKIRAALLNAFGFGSNNAAVVLKRFRA
- a CDS encoding Tetratricopeptide repeat protein (MaGe:77308572), translated to MAVDRTKVLQTAQLLAAKGQYDAAIAEWRKLAGEVSNDGSIHNSIGDLHLKRNAVPDAIAAFLQAAAGFRSEGATLKAIAAYKKVLKVDPTRYEVYRHLGDLNAERGLLSSAVQDYLTLGKYYLKERKGKEALEVYKRIVSQDPSNLDAQQRVAELCLQENLQGEATKVYLQLGRERSAQGRYDEAKDAYLAVLRIDPKNNEAVQFVEGVQKSGAVSGKPVASGGPATVASRLSEPLDLLAEATRRMDEKQYAGAEAILNQLLTREPGNPQVCQLLARLHLQRGDVQVALGEYRFLAGAALRAQDYPLAEALVAEFLAAEPNSVPLIELSAELFEEKGNAAAAAEQYAKAVELLLLHPEPGMESLHEELFEKVKVLAPGSDMVTRLAALMGYGISAKPAGAVLDNPPIDAQPIEKAKVQPIPNHDAVPDTAPVFVTASEQVDDGQPAPLAVLAEDPEPLLPGAWLAAASSELPEAAESVSVEPMGIPSDPAEAPLAAVVEQVPDYEAHFTLGIAYKDMGLFEDAMDEFQLAQADESFYLDSCLMTALCQKDQRAFKPAIRGLETVLSDPRCQGAKSQAIRYELGMLYEAESQWEQAVSIYKLIPSFHDVPQRLESLRGKASSVQSEFRLAS
- a CDS encoding Putative Permease, YjgP/YjgQ family (Evidence 3 : Putative function from multiple computational evidences; MaGe:77308575), whose amino-acid sequence is MTILFRYILREYAKIFLMCFSGLMTIYLVIDFFEKVRRFLKFDANMVDVLTYFVLKTPAISFQITPLAILMATLLTLGLFARNNEITAMRSCGISLTWIASPFLIFATGISLILLSFSSTVIPLALEKAEEIRLVRIEKKPAPMAVKAPRPWIRMGSDSLLHIAEVEVGGTMLHRIHLYHFHNGFRLDRMTEAATAAYTPEGWVLQNGNQRRFSPDGSVALLQFEQLPVELSLIPDDFSTWLAGDSETMTIRNIRGYMSRFKNEGSLFARLQTDYYGRLAFPFVAVIMVIVGLALSLRRSGVRGGTMAVGIGQAFVVGFCYWTTHSIAIALGRGGLLAPMLAGWIANLLFASFGLYLLLKVRY
- a CDS encoding Acyl carrier protein (MaGe:77308577) produces the protein MADQAIVDKIIQALAEYLKRDAGTIKAAHHLRDDLGLDSMAVIELLYKIEETFDLQIPDQDLVGLTTVESVAAYVEQRLAPAKPAVKKAASKPATTKSPTKRKAKA
- a CDS encoding UDP-3-O-acylglucosamine N-acyltransferase (MaGe:77308578) — translated: MNAPSPSAPLTLAQIHRLIGGELHGNGATALTTLASLSDATAEALAFVASDKVLQSKTRITAGALLAHRHIPELAIPHIVVPNPQLAFAQVAQQFFVPAYTPRGIAPDLAKGDQVEIGPDASVWPSVTLGDRVRIGARVTLYPGVFVGSDSAIGDDSVLYPNVVVREGCSIGARVIIHSGTVVGSDGFGYVQHQGKHVKIPQLGGVTIEDDVELGANVTIDRATLGQTLIKIGTKVDNLVQIAHNVTIGAHSIVVAQVGIAGSTTIGQYVMIGGQAGLADHITIGNQVMIAARAGVNRSLEPNQIVSGAPVMPHETWMKAQAVIPRLPELRQLVRGLEQRVAMLETQLAQAPSRSSTSKKTTRSKK